One Streptococcus sp. DTU_2020_1001019_1_SI_AUS_MUR_006 DNA window includes the following coding sequences:
- the ftsH gene encoding ATP-dependent zinc metalloprotease FtsH has protein sequence MQKQNNGFIKNPFLYLLMIFLLVTGFQYFFAGRSAGHSQQIKYSELVQEITNDNVKEMTYQPSGSVIEVYGVYKTAKTEKQETGIQFFTPSATKVEKFTSIVLPSDTTVADLQKLASEHQTEIEVKHESSSGMWINILVSVVPFAILFFFLFSMMGNMGGNSGRNPMSFGRSKAKAANKEDIKVRFSDVAGAEEEKQELVEVVEFLKDPKRFTKLGARIPAGVLLEGPPGTGKTLLAKAVAGEAGVPFFSISGSDFVEMFVGVGASRVRSLFEDAKKAAPAIIFIDEIDAVGRQRGVGLGGGNDEREQTLNQLLIEMDGFEGNEGIIVIAATNRSDVLDPALLRPGRFDRKVLVGRPDVKGREAILKVHARNKPLAEDVDLKLVAQQTPGFVGADLENVLNEAALVAARRNKSVIDASDIDEAEDRVIAGPSKKDKTVSQKERELVAYHEAGHTIVGLVLSNARVVHKVTIVPRGRAGGYMIALPKEDQMLLSKEDMKEQLAGLMGGRVAEEIIFNVQTTGASNDFEQATQMARAMVTEYGMSEKLGPVQYEGSHAMFGAQSPQKSISEQTAYEIDEEVRSLLNEARNKAAEIIQSNRETHKLIAEALLKYETLDSTQIKSLYETGKMPETIEEESHALSYDEVKSKMSEEN, from the coding sequence ATGCAAAAACAAAATAATGGTTTCATAAAAAATCCATTTCTTTATTTGTTGATGATTTTCTTGCTAGTGACAGGATTCCAGTACTTTTTTGCTGGCAGATCTGCTGGTCATAGTCAACAAATTAAGTACTCAGAATTGGTTCAGGAAATCACTAACGACAATGTAAAAGAAATGACCTACCAACCAAGTGGTAGTGTTATTGAAGTGTATGGTGTCTACAAAACTGCTAAGACAGAGAAACAGGAAACGGGAATTCAATTTTTTACACCCTCTGCTACAAAAGTAGAGAAATTTACAAGTATTGTCCTCCCATCAGATACAACTGTAGCGGATTTGCAAAAGTTAGCAAGTGAACATCAAACAGAAATTGAAGTGAAACACGAAAGCTCAAGTGGTATGTGGATTAACATCCTGGTTTCAGTAGTACCATTTGCTATCTTATTCTTCTTCCTCTTCTCTATGATGGGAAATATGGGCGGAAATAGCGGACGTAATCCAATGAGTTTTGGACGTAGTAAAGCTAAGGCTGCTAATAAAGAAGATATCAAAGTTCGCTTCTCAGATGTCGCAGGCGCAGAGGAAGAAAAACAAGAACTTGTTGAAGTTGTTGAATTCTTAAAAGATCCAAAACGATTTACAAAATTAGGTGCTCGGATTCCAGCTGGTGTTCTCTTAGAAGGACCTCCGGGAACTGGTAAAACATTACTTGCCAAAGCAGTCGCAGGAGAAGCTGGTGTACCATTCTTTAGTATTTCAGGTTCTGACTTTGTAGAAATGTTCGTCGGTGTCGGTGCGAGTCGTGTACGTTCTCTCTTTGAGGATGCAAAAAAAGCAGCACCAGCTATTATCTTCATTGATGAAATTGATGCCGTTGGTCGACAACGTGGTGTCGGTTTAGGTGGAGGTAATGATGAACGAGAACAAACCTTAAACCAACTCTTGATTGAAATGGATGGTTTTGAAGGAAATGAAGGAATTATTGTCATTGCGGCAACAAACCGTTCAGATGTTCTTGATCCGGCTCTACTTCGTCCAGGCCGTTTTGATAGAAAAGTATTAGTTGGTCGTCCAGATGTTAAGGGACGCGAAGCAATTTTGAAAGTCCATGCTAGAAATAAACCTTTAGCTGAAGATGTAGATTTGAAATTGGTAGCACAACAAACTCCAGGTTTTGTTGGTGCCGATTTGGAAAATGTATTGAATGAAGCAGCCTTAGTTGCAGCTCGTCGTAATAAATCAGTGATTGATGCTTCTGATATTGATGAAGCTGAAGATCGTGTTATCGCTGGACCATCTAAGAAAGACAAGACAGTTTCACAAAAAGAACGTGAATTGGTTGCCTACCATGAGGCAGGACACACCATTGTCGGTCTAGTATTGTCAAATGCCCGTGTTGTTCATAAAGTTACCATAGTACCACGTGGACGTGCAGGCGGATATATGATTGCACTTCCTAAAGAAGACCAAATGCTTTTATCTAAAGAAGATATGAAAGAGCAATTAGCTGGCTTAATGGGTGGACGTGTAGCTGAAGAGATTATCTTTAACGTCCAAACAACTGGAGCATCTAATGACTTCGAACAAGCTACTCAGATGGCGCGTGCGATGGTTACAGAGTATGGTATGAGTGAAAAACTTGGTCCAGTACAATATGAAGGAAGTCATGCCATGTTTGGTGCACAAAGCCCTCAAAAATCAATTTCAGAACAAACAGCTTATGAAATTGACGAAGAAGTTCGTTCATTATTGAATGAAGCACGAAACAAAGCTGCTGAAATTATCCAGTCAAATCGTGAAACTCACAAGCTAATTGCAGAAGCATTATTGAAATACGAAACATTGGATAGTACACAAATTAAATCTCTATACGAAACAGGAAAGATGCCTGAAACAATAGAAGAGGAATCACATGCACTATCTTATGATGAAGTAAAATCAAAAATGAGTGAAGAAAATTAA